The following coding sequences lie in one Longimicrobium sp. genomic window:
- a CDS encoding OmpA family protein, with the protein MSFDQDESLEIGGPSGTDHGGPWPAFTDLFAATSMIMLVFFVVMAFGYVQASGKGPEVDRLYAELNSLADRQRTFSVEKVGVDVLVILEENVTFPRNRSGLVDLKPQGRAALHSIGQVTRDARLGRLIREIEVVGHADRTQYARRSALTNWGISTARAATVAEFMIDSVRLDPCSVIPSGRGEYFPRDTRQRVRNDSTDARDRRIELLLHPVIPGSSSGGRPGCRPK; encoded by the coding sequence ATGAGCTTCGATCAGGATGAGTCGCTGGAGATTGGCGGCCCGAGCGGCACGGATCACGGAGGCCCGTGGCCGGCATTCACGGATCTCTTTGCCGCAACCAGCATGATCATGCTGGTTTTCTTCGTAGTGATGGCGTTCGGGTACGTGCAGGCGAGCGGCAAGGGGCCCGAGGTGGACCGGCTGTACGCGGAGTTGAACAGCCTGGCCGACCGCCAGCGGACCTTCTCGGTGGAGAAGGTCGGTGTTGACGTGCTGGTGATCCTCGAAGAGAACGTCACGTTTCCGCGGAACCGTAGCGGGCTGGTCGACTTGAAGCCACAGGGTCGGGCCGCGCTGCATTCCATCGGACAGGTGACGCGGGACGCCAGACTGGGCCGCCTGATCCGCGAGATCGAGGTTGTCGGCCATGCGGACCGTACCCAGTATGCCAGACGCTCGGCGCTCACGAACTGGGGCATCTCCACGGCGAGAGCCGCGACGGTCGCCGAGTTCATGATCGACAGCGTCCGGCTGGACCCCTGCAGCGTCATCCCCTCCGGCCGGGGGGAGTACTTCCCGCGTGACACGAGGCAAAGGGTGCGCAACGACTCCACGGACGCCCGCGACCGCAGGATCGAGCTCCTCCTCCACCCCGTAATCCCGGGGAGCTCCTCGGGAGGGAGGCCGGGTTGCCGCCCGAAGTAG